A single window of Pontibacillus chungwhensis DNA harbors:
- a CDS encoding metal-dependent hydrolase, with amino-acid sequence MNTIHHGFWTYVALRKRKEAVPYALIGSVFPDLIYYIMFFYIVIFGDIFTTDAIQEIGWSGVIHNLAHALFAHPVVEVLRQAGHSIFVWGVVFAVVVFFKGWRLNRWTGFMYGWLGHVVIDLLTHVEDAVPIFYPVSNLIVRGPVSYWDDRYYGDVFSFINGILIGITVNILIIKRVNARRKRSL; translated from the coding sequence TTGAATACAATACATCATGGATTTTGGACGTATGTTGCTTTAAGAAAGAGGAAAGAGGCTGTTCCCTATGCCTTGATTGGTAGTGTTTTTCCTGATCTTATTTACTATATTATGTTTTTTTACATCGTTATTTTTGGCGACATATTTACGACGGATGCGATTCAGGAGATTGGTTGGTCGGGTGTCATCCATAATCTCGCCCATGCTTTATTTGCACATCCGGTAGTAGAAGTGTTGAGACAAGCGGGTCACTCGATCTTTGTGTGGGGAGTTGTGTTTGCTGTAGTAGTCTTCTTTAAAGGGTGGCGACTTAATCGATGGACGGGCTTTATGTACGGGTGGCTTGGACATGTTGTGATTGACCTGTTGACACATGTCGAGGATGCTGTGCCGATTTTTTATCCGGTAAGTAACTTGATTGTTCGAGGCCCGGTGTCTTATTGGGATGATCGTTACTATGGCGATGTGTTCTCTTTTATTAATGGAATATTGATCGGGATCACGGTCAATATTCTGATTATAAAAAGAGTGAACGCTCGCAGAAAGCGTTCACTCTAG
- a CDS encoding YczE/YyaS/YitT family protein: MSKLSEMYHHYLGSKQKWLQFALYLFGIIISSLGLALLVISAVGVAPGDSVALGLSKRFDIKIGYLLIIGFIALVLVNAKIEGKRPRFESLFPILLRGWTLNLWLYNVLGNTRLDVLWAQWGVFAIGVVFMGLGIGMYLRAPFPHIPVDHFMMIVNEKTNQSKRVVRILFEFALAGLGLYLGGWDVVGLGTVITAIFLGPIIQYFFEITGFVEQLSQSKRSKEKDSVLE, translated from the coding sequence ATGTCTAAACTATCAGAAATGTATCATCATTATTTAGGATCGAAACAAAAGTGGTTACAATTCGCCCTTTACTTATTTGGGATCATTATCTCTAGTTTGGGATTGGCACTCCTTGTCATCTCAGCCGTAGGCGTAGCCCCCGGAGATAGTGTAGCGCTTGGACTATCTAAGCGTTTTGATATTAAAATTGGCTACTTACTCATTATTGGCTTTATTGCACTCGTACTTGTTAATGCCAAGATTGAAGGAAAGCGCCCTCGGTTCGAATCCCTCTTCCCTATTTTGTTACGAGGATGGACCTTAAATCTTTGGCTTTATAACGTATTAGGCAATACAAGACTAGACGTTTTGTGGGCCCAATGGGGTGTATTCGCGATTGGAGTTGTCTTCATGGGCCTTGGAATCGGTATGTATTTACGAGCTCCATTCCCCCATATTCCTGTCGATCACTTTATGATGATTGTGAACGAGAAAACCAACCAATCCAAACGTGTGGTGCGTATCCTATTCGAATTCGCCCTCGCTGGCCTTGGTCTTTACCTTGGAGGCTGGGACGTAGTTGGACTCGGCACAGTCATTACGGCTATCTTCTTAGGCCCGATCATCCAATACTTCTTCGAGATCACTGGCTTTGTGGAGCAACTAAGCCAATCCAAACGCTCGAAAGAAAAAGATTCCGTACTAGAGTGA
- a CDS encoding nucleotidyltransferase domain-containing protein, whose amino-acid sequence MYPRNYRLLELAKEFVQNELLFSTYAILIGSVARGDADEYSDLNIICFTGRERYLGDQVIFYKGEYIQLQTKSILEFPNKELLAYNPWHYRFLSESIILKDTNAELSKLQNWAKSYFSSIKGERGAIQDVERLIEGRFRYAEEQIGAGRAFGATHAALATFTEAMLLHQFIYENNVSLAHIVTHLRKLDRSAEIMEVLPFAPNSTVTFDEVAEVMTKLRQHLRQTGFEHVAGLSKLEDDLWARKAKRKSEEGDGANMLWHAYNKAFSLLLETSQDKEFEEYYRTLPASLKRSLESIGFISLPPQDIEGLLTYTNYVIDDSKHKLKLEQK is encoded by the coding sequence ATGTATCCTCGAAATTATCGTTTATTGGAATTGGCAAAGGAATTTGTTCAAAATGAGCTTTTATTTAGTACGTATGCTATTTTGATCGGCTCTGTTGCAAGAGGTGATGCTGATGAATATAGTGATCTTAATATCATCTGCTTTACAGGAAGAGAACGATACTTAGGAGATCAGGTTATTTTCTATAAAGGAGAATATATTCAACTCCAAACGAAGTCTATATTAGAGTTTCCAAATAAAGAACTATTAGCTTATAACCCATGGCATTATCGTTTCTTAAGTGAATCTATTATTCTTAAAGACACGAACGCTGAGTTGAGTAAATTGCAAAATTGGGCAAAATCCTATTTTTCCTCTATAAAGGGAGAAAGAGGAGCGATCCAGGATGTGGAGCGTCTCATTGAAGGACGTTTTAGATATGCGGAAGAGCAAATCGGTGCTGGCCGAGCTTTTGGCGCTACGCATGCAGCTCTTGCGACATTTACAGAAGCTATGTTGCTTCATCAATTTATCTATGAGAATAATGTGAGCTTAGCTCATATTGTGACCCATCTGAGGAAGTTAGATCGATCGGCAGAAATTATGGAAGTGTTGCCGTTTGCCCCAAATTCTACGGTCACATTTGATGAGGTTGCAGAAGTAATGACGAAGCTTCGGCAACACCTTCGTCAGACAGGATTTGAACATGTGGCAGGGTTATCGAAACTAGAGGATGACTTGTGGGCAAGGAAGGCTAAAAGGAAATCGGAAGAAGGCGATGGCGCGAACATGTTGTGGCATGCTTATAATAAAGCTTTCTCTTTACTACTTGAGACTTCTCAAGATAAGGAGTTTGAAGAATATTACCGAACATTGCCTGCATCCTTGAAACGATCCTTAGAGAGTATTGGGTTTATTTCCTTACCTCCTCAGGATATTGAGGGATTATTAACCTACACAAATTATGTCATCGATGATTCGAAGCATAAATTAAAGTTAGAGCAAAAATAA
- the cls gene encoding cardiolipin synthase, with protein sequence MKPHIQLILLVLLGIAFFGIILLPLSFMFQMIFILFYIGAILVISFYIILERRSSTNTIVWILLILMLPIIGYFFYIYSGQLSRQGILFQDKRKKAHVVFDQEEPDTRKSDLQPLNGPQERIRKIVESYAQTPLRNHNNVKILTNGQEAFPEIMEKLKEAKSFIHMEYYLFNSDETGREMKEILKQKAQEGVTVRLLYDSAGSLKLKKKDVKDMQQAGIDVHVFLPIASGLATQTFNFRNHRKIIVIDNEIGFVGGMNVGDEYHGISEEFPDWRDTHMVLRGAAIKDLHLIFLVDWWYITNENLVEQYSTEAIPEPEQSNTHTQVVPSGPHNEHQIMRDVYTTLIHSAKKSVKIATPYFVPSREIHTALRIAAQQGLDVKLLIPKPSDNWLTYYAGHSYFPELLEDGIQIHLYEKDFMHHKIMIIDDETASIGTANMDLRSFYLNFEVNVILYGGEPVEKLIENYYKDLEESSEVIYEEFSKRKTSEKWKEAVARLFAPLL encoded by the coding sequence ATGAAACCTCATATACAACTTATATTACTTGTTTTACTTGGAATTGCTTTTTTTGGTATCATCTTACTTCCTCTTAGTTTTATGTTCCAAATGATCTTTATCTTATTTTATATCGGAGCTATTTTAGTCATTTCCTTTTACATTATTCTTGAACGCAGGTCATCTACCAATACGATTGTTTGGATTCTTCTTATTCTCATGCTTCCCATTATTGGGTATTTCTTTTACATTTACTCGGGACAATTATCCAGGCAAGGCATCTTGTTTCAGGATAAAAGAAAGAAAGCTCATGTAGTCTTTGATCAGGAAGAACCGGACACTAGAAAGAGTGACCTACAGCCTTTAAATGGTCCTCAGGAACGAATTCGTAAAATTGTTGAATCTTATGCTCAAACCCCGTTACGGAATCACAACAACGTAAAGATTCTAACGAATGGGCAGGAAGCCTTTCCTGAGATCATGGAAAAGCTAAAAGAAGCCAAGTCCTTTATTCACATGGAATATTACTTATTTAACAGTGATGAAACGGGACGTGAGATGAAAGAAATCCTTAAGCAAAAGGCTCAGGAAGGCGTCACCGTCAGGCTTCTATACGATTCAGCCGGGAGCTTGAAGTTAAAGAAGAAGGATGTAAAAGATATGCAGCAAGCGGGCATTGATGTGCATGTCTTCCTTCCTATTGCGAGTGGACTCGCAACTCAAACATTTAACTTCAGGAACCATCGTAAGATTATTGTAATCGACAATGAAATTGGATTTGTAGGTGGTATGAATGTTGGCGATGAGTACCACGGGATTAGCGAAGAATTTCCTGACTGGCGGGATACGCACATGGTACTGCGTGGTGCTGCTATTAAGGATCTCCATCTGATCTTCCTTGTGGATTGGTGGTACATTACAAACGAGAACCTGGTCGAGCAATATAGTACGGAAGCCATACCAGAACCTGAGCAATCGAATACTCATACACAAGTGGTTCCAAGTGGTCCGCACAATGAGCACCAAATTATGAGGGATGTGTATACCACACTCATTCATAGTGCTAAAAAGTCCGTTAAGATTGCGACACCTTATTTCGTACCTTCAAGAGAAATTCACACGGCCCTTCGGATTGCCGCGCAGCAAGGACTTGATGTGAAATTACTCATACCAAAACCATCTGACAATTGGTTAACGTATTATGCAGGGCATTCCTATTTCCCTGAATTGCTTGAGGACGGCATTCAAATTCACCTATATGAGAAAGATTTTATGCACCATAAAATTATGATTATTGATGACGAGACTGCTTCGATTGGTACAGCTAATATGGACTTACGAAGCTTCTACCTCAATTTTGAGGTTAATGTCATCTTATATGGCGGGGAACCTGTTGAGAAGTTGATTGAGAATTACTATAAAGACTTAGAGGAGTCTAGTGAGGTTATCTATGAGGAATTCTCAAAGCGAAAAACTTCAGAGAAGTGGAAAGAAGCTGTAGCACGTCTTTTTGCTCCGTTACTCTAA
- a CDS encoding 5'-nucleotidase C-terminal domain-containing protein: MRKGLKKGTGLTLTSLIALSATAVPGQVVMADEGTETPDTISAQLLLVNDLHGKIDHEDAFDVDGDGEEDAVGGIQYLASYIEDREAENPNSLLVHSGDMVGGSPIVSSYFQDEPTVEIMEEMGFDVGTLGNHEFDEGVKEMLRMINGGEHPDGTEDYDGIDFPMVAANVQYKDTKELVIDPYTIEEVAGQKIGFIGVVTRETPSMIVSEGNENVEFTDESEAINKYVPELKEQGVEAIVVLAHNPGYQEGDTLTGDAAEIANKVDDEVDIIMAAHNHTENNAIVDDKLIVQAYSYGTAFADVDIEIDPETGDIVDKSAEVITNVQMNVEPDPEVSEILNKYEELVKPIKEEVVGQAAVDLEGGYGVRGEVGDNALGNLIADGMIEAMDADFSLMNGGGIRDDVSAGEITWGDLFDVQPFGNVLNSVELTGEDLEKVLNAQLSEEYGPDVSVGGFEYTWNGATNEVVNMKLPDGTPVKKNETYTVVVNNYMYGNADYRIAELGENKQVGPNDLQATLDYVKSFDEPITYEAEGRISEVATDSNSGGNKDSMNLPFSDVTEGTKAHETLQRLAENGVFDNVYGEETKSGDTLTRGQFVKMLANAFKLEVSDDLENPFEDTDDMMIAAAYEAGITNGVAEGKFAPDQELDRGHMAVLAINAFENMYGEITLDDRTSFKDEKKMNWKKDSILKGKQAGLYQGYSNGKFGARDEAKAMQGAYVIENLLNSMK, encoded by the coding sequence ATGAGAAAAGGTTTAAAAAAAGGAACGGGGTTAACGTTAACGAGTTTAATCGCACTATCGGCTACGGCTGTACCTGGGCAAGTGGTTATGGCAGATGAAGGAACAGAAACACCTGATACGATTAGTGCGCAACTATTACTTGTGAATGATCTACATGGAAAGATTGACCACGAGGATGCTTTTGATGTAGATGGGGACGGTGAAGAAGATGCTGTTGGCGGTATTCAATATTTAGCAAGCTATATTGAAGATCGTGAAGCTGAAAATCCAAATTCACTACTTGTACATAGCGGTGACATGGTGGGAGGAAGTCCGATTGTATCCTCCTATTTCCAAGATGAGCCGACGGTTGAGATTATGGAAGAAATGGGCTTTGATGTAGGGACGCTTGGAAACCACGAATTTGACGAAGGTGTTAAAGAAATGCTCCGTATGATTAATGGTGGAGAGCACCCTGATGGTACAGAGGATTATGATGGAATTGACTTCCCTATGGTAGCAGCAAACGTTCAATATAAAGATACGAAAGAGCTTGTCATTGATCCTTACACAATTGAAGAAGTTGCAGGCCAAAAAATCGGTTTTATTGGTGTGGTGACAAGAGAAACACCAAGCATGATTGTTAGTGAAGGAAATGAGAATGTAGAATTTACCGATGAATCAGAGGCGATTAATAAGTATGTTCCTGAATTGAAGGAACAAGGCGTGGAAGCGATTGTTGTATTGGCTCACAATCCGGGTTACCAGGAAGGGGATACTCTGACTGGTGATGCAGCAGAGATAGCGAACAAAGTTGATGATGAAGTAGATATTATTATGGCTGCACATAACCATACGGAAAACAACGCTATTGTAGATGACAAGCTGATTGTTCAAGCTTATTCTTACGGGACAGCTTTCGCTGATGTGGATATTGAAATTGACCCTGAAACTGGCGACATTGTCGATAAAAGCGCAGAAGTCATCACAAACGTCCAAATGAATGTAGAGCCTGACCCTGAGGTTAGTGAGATCCTGAACAAGTATGAAGAATTAGTAAAGCCGATTAAAGAAGAAGTGGTTGGTCAGGCTGCTGTTGATTTAGAGGGCGGTTACGGAGTACGAGGCGAGGTAGGCGATAATGCTCTTGGGAATTTAATCGCAGATGGCATGATTGAAGCGATGGATGCTGATTTCTCCTTAATGAATGGCGGAGGAATTCGTGACGATGTTTCTGCTGGTGAAATCACGTGGGGAGACCTCTTCGACGTTCAACCATTTGGTAACGTATTAAACAGTGTAGAGCTGACAGGGGAAGACCTTGAGAAAGTATTGAATGCTCAGCTCAGTGAGGAGTACGGTCCGGACGTAAGTGTTGGCGGCTTCGAGTACACGTGGAATGGTGCAACAAATGAGGTCGTGAATATGAAGCTTCCAGATGGTACCCCGGTGAAAAAGAATGAAACCTATACTGTTGTAGTCAATAACTATATGTACGGAAATGCGGACTATCGTATAGCGGAATTGGGCGAGAATAAGCAAGTTGGCCCAAATGATCTACAGGCAACGCTCGACTATGTGAAATCATTTGATGAACCAATCACTTATGAGGCTGAAGGACGAATCTCTGAGGTAGCGACAGATTCTAACTCAGGTGGAAACAAGGATTCTATGAATCTACCGTTTAGCGATGTCACAGAAGGAACCAAGGCGCACGAAACGCTTCAACGACTCGCCGAAAATGGTGTTTTTGACAACGTATACGGGGAAGAGACTAAGTCAGGCGATACCCTCACGCGAGGTCAATTTGTTAAAATGCTTGCTAATGCATTCAAGCTAGAAGTGAGTGATGATTTAGAAAATCCGTTCGAAGATACAGATGATATGATGATTGCAGCAGCTTATGAAGCAGGTATTACCAATGGAGTTGCAGAAGGGAAATTTGCTCCAGATCAAGAACTCGATCGAGGACATATGGCTGTTTTAGCCATCAATGCTTTTGAGAACATGTATGGTGAAATTACCCTAGATGATCGTACTTCTTTCAAGGATGAGAAGAAAATGAATTGGAAGAAAGATTCGATCCTTAAAGGCAAACAAGCAGGTCTTTATCAAGGTTATAGCAACGGAAAGTTCGGAGCACGTGATGAAGCCAAAGCAATGCAAGGTGCCTATGTAATTGAAAATTTATTGAATTCTATGAAGTAA
- a CDS encoding AEC family transporter — MTVFIEVVLPVILVFLCGFGVQKWKKLDIKSVSTVAIYILTPCLVFETFYDAELNSEYIMIVIFAACLLAIMILINKITTFAKGYSQSVESGMILSTAFMNSGNYGAPIILFAFGEEGFTYSVSFLVLQAIIMNFFGVYYAARGQSGMKIAAQSVMKMPATYAAIIALALNLLHIPMPENIFSAVSLIADAAIPGVMIVLGMQLANISVKSIEWGKVSYASSLRLIISPLIALVLVWILPVDPLLAKVLIVSAAMPSAATTTMYAVEFNSRPELVSSITLVTTLLSIITISTLLTFI; from the coding sequence ATGACTGTGTTTATTGAAGTTGTTCTCCCTGTCATTTTAGTATTTTTATGTGGATTTGGCGTTCAAAAATGGAAGAAACTCGATATCAAATCTGTTTCTACAGTAGCGATCTACATACTGACACCATGTCTCGTTTTTGAGACGTTTTATGATGCGGAGCTGAATAGTGAATATATTATGATTGTGATCTTTGCGGCTTGCTTGTTGGCGATCATGATTTTGATCAACAAGATTACGACATTCGCAAAAGGATACAGCCAATCAGTGGAAAGCGGTATGATCTTATCTACAGCATTCATGAATTCAGGAAACTACGGAGCACCAATCATCCTGTTTGCTTTTGGGGAAGAAGGGTTTACCTATTCAGTATCTTTCCTAGTGTTGCAGGCGATTATTATGAATTTCTTTGGGGTGTATTACGCAGCAAGAGGGCAATCGGGTATGAAAATCGCAGCTCAATCCGTTATGAAAATGCCTGCTACCTACGCGGCCATTATCGCTTTAGCATTGAACTTGCTACACATTCCTATGCCTGAGAACATCTTCTCAGCCGTTTCCCTTATTGCAGACGCAGCTATTCCGGGAGTGATGATCGTTTTAGGTATGCAGCTAGCCAATATTTCTGTTAAATCCATTGAGTGGGGGAAAGTGAGCTATGCTTCAAGCCTTAGATTAATTATATCCCCCCTTATCGCTTTGGTCCTGGTATGGATCCTACCCGTTGACCCATTACTGGCCAAGGTACTAATCGTCTCAGCCGCCATGCCATCAGCTGCCACCACAACAATGTACGCAGTAGAATTCAACTCAAGACCAGAACTTGTCTCAAGCATCACCCTCGTCACAACATTACTCAGTATTATAACGATTTCTACACTGTTGACGTTTATTTAA
- a CDS encoding chromate transporter, whose protein sequence is MKTYIEILLVAFRLGLTSFGGPVAHLAYFQDEYVKRRKWLDDKSYADLIALCQFLPGPASSQVGISIGMVRGGIVGGICAWVGFTLPSIIVLILFALTVHSLGIEDAVWVKGLKVVAVAVVAHAIMNMGKKLTPDRPRITIAVVAAIALLFYQTALFQIGVILLGAIIGMYLYRNAELPEGQDVGLHFKKRTGVVSLTLFATLLAFIPFVANMSSSIYVTIFDIFYRVGSIVFGGGHVVLPMLEAEVAPLLSKDLFLAGYGATQAVPGPMFTFSSYIGTVIKGIPGGIVASIAMFLPSFLLLIGVLPFWNTLRKIHRVRAALLGVNAAVVGLLIAAFYDPIWTSAIHAPKDLAVSIGSFTLLYFWKRPAWLVVIVTVTAYVAVSAIV, encoded by the coding sequence TTGAAGACATACATAGAAATTTTGCTCGTCGCCTTTCGGTTAGGGCTCACTTCGTTTGGAGGTCCTGTTGCTCATTTAGCCTATTTTCAGGATGAGTATGTGAAAAGGCGAAAGTGGCTTGATGATAAAAGTTATGCGGACCTTATAGCTTTGTGTCAGTTCTTACCTGGCCCTGCGAGTAGTCAGGTTGGGATCTCCATCGGTATGGTCCGAGGAGGGATTGTAGGTGGAATCTGTGCTTGGGTCGGTTTCACATTACCTTCCATTATTGTTTTGATTCTATTCGCCCTTACGGTTCACTCATTAGGAATCGAAGATGCTGTTTGGGTAAAAGGATTGAAAGTTGTAGCGGTAGCTGTCGTGGCCCATGCAATTATGAATATGGGAAAGAAATTAACTCCAGATCGCCCGCGTATCACCATTGCAGTCGTAGCAGCGATTGCACTTCTCTTTTATCAAACTGCACTATTTCAGATCGGTGTCATCCTACTTGGAGCTATAATTGGAATGTATCTATACAGAAATGCAGAACTGCCTGAAGGTCAAGACGTGGGTCTTCACTTCAAAAAGAGAACAGGCGTAGTCTCACTGACCCTTTTTGCAACGTTACTTGCATTCATTCCTTTCGTTGCGAATATGAGCTCATCCATCTATGTGACGATTTTTGATATCTTCTATCGAGTCGGTTCTATTGTATTTGGCGGAGGGCACGTTGTATTGCCGATGCTAGAAGCAGAAGTGGCGCCACTCCTATCAAAAGACTTATTCTTAGCAGGATACGGAGCGACTCAAGCCGTCCCTGGCCCGATGTTTACGTTCTCAAGTTATATCGGAACCGTAATAAAAGGTATTCCTGGTGGTATTGTCGCATCGATTGCAATGTTTCTGCCATCATTCCTCCTCTTAATTGGAGTTCTACCATTTTGGAACACCCTACGAAAAATACACCGAGTACGCGCTGCTTTATTAGGTGTCAATGCTGCTGTAGTGGGGTTATTAATTGCAGCATTTTACGATCCAATCTGGACAAGCGCCATCCACGCACCTAAAGACCTTGCGGTAAGTATAGGATCCTTTACCCTCCTTTACTTCTGGAAACGCCCAGCATGGCTCGTCGTCATTGTGACTGTAACTGCTTACGTAGCCGTATCAGCTATTGTATAA
- a CDS encoding SulP family inorganic anion transporter, whose protein sequence is MNLETIKQQWFGNVKGDVMAGIVVALALIPEAIAFSIIAGVDPKVGLYASFCIAVIIAFTGGRPGMISAATGAMALLMVTLVKDYGLEYLLAATVLTGILQYLFGVLKVAKFMKFIPRSVMIGFVNALGILIFTAQLPHFEGEGLAMYLMVAGSLAIIYILPRFTTAIPAPLVAIIVMTVIALTTSVGVRTVGDMGTLPSELPMFLIPDIPLNFETLQIIFPYALALSIVGLLESLLTAQIVDDMTDTTSDKNKEARGQGISNVFAGFFGGMAGCAMIGQSVINVKSGGRGRLSTLVAGLFLLTLILVLQDVLVQIPMAALVGVMIMVSIGTFDWSSLTKLHRMPITDAAVMIVTVGTVVYTHNLSIGVFAGIILSAIFFVAKISNIHVEKTLDKEHSKRLYRVTGQMFFASISDMADYFDYKEEVDTVMIDFSATHVWDDSAVGAIDKVVMKFQEQGTNVEIIGLNEASSTLVNKLAVHDKPNAKASGH, encoded by the coding sequence TTGAACCTAGAAACAATTAAACAACAATGGTTCGGTAACGTTAAAGGTGACGTTATGGCTGGTATTGTCGTTGCTCTTGCTTTGATTCCTGAAGCGATCGCATTCTCCATTATTGCCGGAGTCGATCCAAAGGTTGGATTATACGCGTCATTCTGTATCGCGGTCATAATCGCCTTTACAGGTGGTCGTCCAGGAATGATTTCAGCAGCTACAGGGGCCATGGCGCTCTTGATGGTTACACTCGTTAAAGATTACGGACTTGAGTATCTATTAGCTGCCACGGTTTTAACAGGGATCTTGCAATATCTATTTGGGGTATTAAAAGTCGCTAAATTTATGAAGTTCATCCCAAGATCCGTAATGATTGGCTTCGTGAACGCTCTTGGAATACTGATCTTCACGGCTCAACTTCCGCACTTTGAAGGAGAAGGCTTGGCGATGTACTTAATGGTTGCTGGTTCACTTGCCATTATTTATATCCTTCCTCGCTTCACAACTGCGATTCCTGCACCGCTCGTTGCCATTATTGTAATGACAGTCATTGCATTAACAACAAGCGTTGGCGTACGAACAGTTGGAGACATGGGTACGTTACCAAGTGAACTACCAATGTTCTTGATTCCTGATATTCCATTGAATTTTGAAACGCTTCAAATTATCTTCCCATATGCATTAGCCTTATCCATTGTGGGACTACTTGAATCGTTACTAACAGCTCAAATTGTAGACGATATGACGGATACAACGAGCGATAAGAACAAAGAAGCTCGTGGTCAAGGTATTTCAAACGTCTTTGCTGGATTTTTTGGCGGTATGGCCGGCTGTGCGATGATTGGTCAATCTGTCATTAACGTAAAATCTGGTGGACGCGGAAGACTTTCCACATTAGTAGCAGGTCTGTTCTTATTAACGCTCATTCTCGTCTTACAAGACGTTCTTGTTCAAATTCCAATGGCCGCTCTTGTAGGTGTTATGATTATGGTTTCGATTGGCACATTCGATTGGTCTTCTTTAACGAAGCTTCATCGTATGCCTATCACAGACGCAGCCGTTATGATTGTAACCGTAGGAACAGTTGTGTACACGCATAACTTATCCATTGGCGTATTTGCCGGTATTATCTTGAGCGCTATCTTCTTCGTAGCGAAGATCTCGAATATTCATGTAGAGAAAACGTTAGATAAAGAACACAGTAAGCGTCTGTACCGTGTTACAGGTCAAATGTTCTTTGCTTCTATTTCTGACATGGCAGACTATTTTGATTACAAAGAAGAGGTAGACACTGTCATGATTGACTTCAGTGCCACTCACGTTTGGGACGATTCAGCGGTTGGAGCGATTGATAAAGTCGTGATGAAATTCCAAGAACAAGGTACCAACGTTGAGATTATAGGCTTGAATGAGGCAAGTTCTACTCTTGTTAATAAATTAGCCGTTCATGATAAACCAAATGCAAAAGCATCTGGACATTAA
- a CDS encoding universal stress protein: MYQRILLATDGSESAMRAAQKAAHLAKIEACATITIAYVVDLAASKHDVLTEGRNMSLLEQKRHERVKPIEGLFDRKEVSYDFKLLKGDPGTELTRFANEEEYDIVVMGSRGLNALQEVVLGSVSHKVTLGASCPVMIVK, encoded by the coding sequence ATGTACCAACGAATTCTTCTAGCTACAGACGGATCCGAATCAGCTATGCGGGCTGCTCAAAAAGCCGCACATCTAGCTAAGATTGAAGCCTGTGCAACAATCACTATTGCTTATGTGGTAGACTTGGCTGCCTCCAAGCATGATGTGTTAACGGAAGGAAGAAACATGAGTCTCCTGGAACAAAAAAGGCACGAACGTGTTAAACCGATTGAAGGTTTATTTGATCGAAAAGAGGTTAGTTATGATTTTAAGCTGTTAAAAGGCGACCCCGGGACAGAACTAACCCGTTTCGCGAATGAGGAAGAGTATGACATTGTCGTTATGGGGAGCAGAGGCTTGAACGCTCTTCAAGAAGTGGTACTCGGGAGTGTATCTCATAAGGTCACACTCGGTGCATCTTGCCCGGTAATGATTGTAAAGTAA
- a CDS encoding GNAT family N-acetyltransferase, with amino-acid sequence MEIKRLGSIDAEDYWNLRLESLLTNPEAFITTYDEAKQRTNPIERTADQLSNQSTHTYGAFIEGHLRGVVTLHPETHTKFKHKGHILAMYVSPQTRGLGVGTALLEACTNHARSLQIEQLHLSVVATNQPALDLYRKYGFTKYGHEPKAIKINHNHYLDEELMYIEI; translated from the coding sequence ATGGAGATTAAACGACTCGGATCAATAGATGCAGAAGATTATTGGAACTTACGTCTGGAATCTCTACTGACAAACCCGGAAGCCTTTATAACGACATATGATGAAGCGAAACAACGAACAAACCCGATTGAACGTACGGCCGATCAGTTAAGCAATCAAAGTACCCATACATACGGTGCATTTATTGAAGGACACCTACGCGGCGTAGTTACCCTACATCCAGAAACCCATACAAAATTCAAACACAAAGGACATATCCTCGCTATGTATGTTTCCCCTCAAACAAGAGGGCTCGGTGTAGGCACCGCCCTTTTAGAAGCGTGCACGAATCATGCGCGCTCCCTTCAAATTGAACAACTTCACCTAAGCGTTGTAGCGACCAACCAACCAGCCCTCGACCTTTACCGGAAGTATGGCTTCACGAAATACGGCCACGAACCAAAGGCCATTAAAATAAACCATAATCACTATTTGGATGAGGAATTAATGTATATAGAAATTTAA